The Cydia pomonella isolate Wapato2018A chromosome 11, ilCydPomo1, whole genome shotgun sequence DNA window TAAGAAGGATACTACCATAACTGAAGCTGATGAAACATATGACGCGTCTAATGATACATATAATCAATCCATGGATTGCCCGGCTACAGTCAAAAAGGCTGAAGAGACAAAAGATAATTCAAAAGTTGAAAAACCCAGTGCTAGAGATActtattttgttagttattCTAGTGTAAGTTTAAATGAGAAACAAGATTCAGTTCAAGACTCGGGACACATAGCAGATATAAGTGTTTCTTTGCGAGATGACGATGATCTGAAAGATTTTAGTATCATTGGTAATGTAGTAAAACCAAGTAAAACTATTGAAACGCAGatcgataaaattaaaaagtttgcaATAAGCACAGTTTCTACTGACAGCTCCCTTACGCAATTTGAACTATTAGAAATGgaaattaacaataaaactgCATTCAAATATTATGATGACGGGACTGCCAAGAAATCTATAAGCATGAGTCCAGGAAAAAAGGTTAGGAAGCCTTATTTTGACGACGAACAACCGATCCCAAATCAAATATCCAATccagatttaataaaaaaacaggaTGTTTTAAGGTCTCCATCCATAGTCCAGGATGAAATTCCAGATAACTATAAACCGACTACTATCAACAAAATTATGCGCGAGAGTATCACAGTGACCACTGAAGTGCCtcctttatataaaaataagatattaaagaaaatgcATGATTCTATAGATCCATTTGAAGATGCCGATTCGCCGCGCTTAATTAAAGACGTACTGAAGAGCGCGGAGGAGGCACGAAAATGTATTGAAACAGTTTCCCTggataataaagaaaaatattcaaatgTAGAAGCTGTTCAAAATGTAGCAGAAATTATGGAACatttacatgaaaataaaatatccaaGAAGGTCAGCGTGCATGAGGCACGAAAGTCAGTTAAAAAAGTTTGCATGGAAAACAAAGAAAACGTTTCACAAGCAATTAAGGAagatgttcgaaatgaaattgaATCAGAAATGATTACAGAAACTGTTGAAAAAGAACTTGGCAATGAAAGTATAATTCATGATCCTCCGGCTAATAAAGAAGATAAGAACACAAAGGAAGAGAATTTAGATGCCCACTTGACTGCAGATGAAATTAAATCTACTGAAAATACTGCCGCCATGGATGTAAAGGATGATATTTTAACCAAAGTTAAACAAAAAGAATATATCGTAGAAAATGATGAAAGCGTCAATAATGATACCACAAAGGAAATAAAATCTGAAGAACAACCACATGAGATCACTTCACTAAATGATAATACCATTTCAAGTCAAACAGTAGCAGCGGATAACAACACAATTGACGCTTTCGAGAATATTTACAAAGATATAACAATGCCAAGAGCAACTGAATTTGATATTCTAATTTCCGAAAAATCTTTAGATACTACGAATAAAATCGAAGAAATCTttgaaaataatgataataacaacGCAAAAGTTAAAGATGTTGTTAATAACGACAATGACCCTGAAATTAACCAAGaaaataaggaaacaactaaaGATGTTAACGACAATAATAATCATGGAATTAAACAAGAAAAACCCGAAGAGCCTGAAACTAAGATTAAATACAACCTCCGCCACAAAATTCAAGATACAAGTAAAACAGACAATGAAATAATTGAACACGTAGAAAAATGCGCTCCAAGGACTGCTAAGAAATCTCTACGATTGAGAAGAAAGAATAAAATCGATGAACCTGTTGAAGATGAAGTTAAGTTAAAGGATATAGTGAATTTACAGAAGGAGTTTTCGGATGTAACTATGGGGGTGCCCGTGGCGGTGAAGGTGGTGACAGATATTCCTTCGCCGGAGCAAAGTGAGAGCGAGAATCAGCCGCCGTTGATGGGAGTTCAGAGCTGTCCGTCTAAAAGGTTAgttgttataattatattctgTACTTTTAGCATTTTTTAGGATTAGATAATCGCCTTTATAATTCAAAGGAATCCCGACTCGTGTAAATTAAAGAGCTATTGTTGTCTAAATTTGGATCGGGATggaaggtaatttttttttcgcagaGTCTTCATACTTCTAAGGAGAACTtcaaatagataataaattatcaaagaaagctttgtagccacagtaaatttagtgccatctttcgacatatgattaaaacttttagaagatgattaaaatttatatatttaggatgaaagtcaaatggcgttctaaatgtttgtgtcgaaagatggcagtaaatttactgtggctacaaagttttctttgactatTCACCTCTATTTCTAATTCTCTTTGATACTACACACAAACGGGAGGTACGATACACCTCCATGGGATAGTTTGCCGATTCGCACGGGCGATGTGGGATCCGGATCCCAGATGGCGCCGGCAAGTCCGGCAGAACACCGCGAAGAGCAAGTACTCAGTGACGTATTGTTATTGCAGCGTGACCCGCAGCCGCCGCAAGCTGTTCACTCCTCGAGCCGAGCCGCTGTCCGAGTCCCCGCCGCCCGGCGACAGCGCCGAGCGCGTGCGCGTCCCCCGCCCCAGCTACCACCGGCCCCGCCCCCGGCGCCGGCTCAACTGACCGCTGCCACCATACGAGAGCCGAGCCCCGCCGCCCGGCGACAGCGCCGAGCTCGTGCGCGTCCCCCGCCCCAGCTACCACCGGCCCCGCCCCCGGCGCCGGCTCAACTGACCGCTGCCACCATACGAGAGCCGAGCCCCGCCGCCCGGCGACAGCGCCGAGAGCGTGCGCGTCCCCCGCCCCAGCTACCACCGGCCCCGCCCCCGGCGCCGGCTCAACTGACCGCTGCCACCATACGAGAGCCGAGCCCCGCCGCCCGGCGACAGCGCCGAGCTCGTGCGCGTCCCCCGCCCCAGCTACCACCGGCCCCGCCCCCGGCGCCGGCTCAACTGACCGCTGCCACCATACGAGAGCCGAGCCCCGCCGCCCGGCGACAGCGCCGAGAGCGTGCGCGTCCCCCGCCCCAGCTACCACCGGCCCCGCCCCCGGCGCCGGCTCAACTGACCGCTGCCACCATACGAGAGCCGAGCCCCGCCGCCCGGCGACAGCGCCGAGCTCGTGCGCGTCCCCCGCCCCAGCTACCACCGGCCCCGCCCCCGGCGCCGGCTCAACTGACCGCTGCCACCATACGAGAGCCGAGCCCCGCCGCCCGGCGACAGCGCCGAGCTCGTGCGCGTCCCCCGCCCCAGCTACCACCGGCCCCGCCCCCGGCGCCGGCTCAACTGACCGCTGCCACCATACGAGAGCCGAGCCCCGCCGCCCGGCGACAGCGCCGAGAGCGTGCGCGTCCCCCGCCCCAGCTACCACCGGCCCCGCCCCCGGCGCCGGCTCAACTGACCGCTGCCACCATACGAGAGCCGAGCCCCGCCGCCCGGCGACAGCGCCGAGCTCGTGCGCGTCCCCCGCCCCAGCTACCACCGGCCCCGCCCCCGGCGCCGGCTCAACTGACCGCTGCCACCATACGAGAGCCGAGCCCCGCCGCCCGGCGACAGCGCCGAGCTCGTGCGCGTCCCCCGCCCCAGCTACCACCGGCCCCGCCCCCGGCGCCGGCTCAACTGACCGCTGCCACCATACGAGAGCCGAGCCCCGCCGCCCGGCGACAGCGCCGAGCTCGTGCGCGTCCCCCGCCCCAGCTACCACCGGCCCCGCCCCCGGCGCCGGCTCAACTGACCGCTGCCACCATACGAGAGCCGAGCCCCGCCGCCCGGCGACAGCGCCGAGCTCGTGCGCGTCCCCCGCCCCAGCTACCACCGGCCCCGCCCCCGGCGCCGGCTCAACTGACCGCTGCCACCATACGAGAGCCGAGCCCCGCCGCCCGGCGACAGCGCCGAGCGCGTGCGCGTCCCCGGCTCAACTGACCGCTGCCAACCACCATACCCAACGTGCATAAACTGCCAATcttacgtttttttatttaacccaCTATTATGCGGAACCTTCCGACGCGCAAGGAAGCGAGCGTGAAATGTGAAGGCGACAGTGGCACCTTGTTAAGCGCGCAGCTATATTAATATGCGATAGCTGAAAATGTTAACGCAGGCGGCGTTGAATTGTGCAAATTTGCTTTGTCTTATTTGGTTTCCTCGCATTCGATATGAAAAGTTGTGTTCAACTCTCGTGAAAGACACCATTTCATCCTTGGCAATctactatagggagcgtgcatgaactggaggaggcagcacaggagccgtcagatttttggcgcgaggcgtaaatgtgatgttttttgttccgatgtagtccacaagatggcagaacctactatgcacaagaaaacacgtgacgtgtaaatgtgcatgtttatggttccgattcaggccataAGATGcgagaccctccaacgcgcacggtccctatactaatagcaaacagaatttgaaatagaggtggattgcgaaagtaaactttgtagccacagtaaatttactgccatctttcgacacatgactaaaacttttagaacgccatttgactttgatgaaagtggtgccatctactagaacataggccaaaggtatgtcggcatcttttcgagcgatggcgccatacctttggctacaaagtttacacggacaatctacctctattttAAATGTTCTTTGCTAAAAGAtcccgtttagcctattgtgaaggaagggtaactacggaaccctacactgagcatggcccgacatgtgCTTGGCCGGTATTTAGTTAAGTCATGTCTCATGTCTAAAGACCGCATATAGTATTGAGAATTCGCTGCAAGTCTTCGTTTGCCTGGCTCTGTTAATCATTGTGacaaatttacattatttttaattaattaagtatattgaaatataataaaattttattacattttatttgtttttcttttcacTCTGAACCCAAATTATGTGATAGTGTATTAtttagcgttttttttttcaagtttctaaaaaaacaatgcaaatttcagttacaattacaatacttccgaaaaaaacgaataaagccgaaaaaacatttgttttaacTGCTGTATTTTTCCATATGAATTTAATCGGGAATCTGggctcctaccgggaaaatcgaagttcgtcaattgcgggcatttttctctgtcactctaattacgtcttagtaagagtaaaagagaaagatccccgcaatttgcgaatttgggttttcgcggtaagccccctggcattttatatatatgACATTGTCCTCACTCATAAGTGACATTGTctatgacgtatttaatttttctgaaaaAAACGAAACTGTGAAATGGTGGAAAAACACTTCGGTGAAAACTAGTGCCTGTGCTAGTTCATAGGATTCGGTTACCGAGCCGAAAAATGGAATAACGCCAAAAGGTCGCGATAACGGGATTCCAGTATCATGAACTTTGGCGTTATACTATAATTTCGTGACAATGTTGTCAGCATAACAAAAACCATgaaatagggaccgtgcgcgttggagggtctgccatcttgtggtctgaatcggaaccataaacaggcacatttacacgtcaagtgttttcttgtgcatagtaggttctgccatcttgtgggctacatcggaacaaaaaacatcacatttacgcctcgcgccaaaaatctgacggctcctgtgctgcctcctatagtacATGCACGCTATATTGCACTGGCTCGCCCTGAAAtcctacgactcttctctttccgcacttAATTTAATTTGGTCCGAACAAAAATCTGGTCGTGTAAAGTTACCTAAATATTGAATGGCTAAACATATTAGGAGCTAGTGTGGAGCTAGTCATACtggtacaaaataaaaaccttCATTGTCTATGGCGTTTTGAAATGTCAAACTTGTCAAAgttgtcaaataaaaataaatacgataTACTTGCGATATACGTCTTGTCTTGAAAACAAGACGGATTTTATTAATCACATCAGCTTTTTCCTTATTAAGAATACCTAGTTTTAAGTTAAGACCAATGTTTTAAAAACGTAATCTACAATGGCTGCAACGACAAGAGCGTCTGTGTCGCAGATATTGCGCAATAAAGACGACGCTGGTGAAGAAGATGATGAGCCTAAAAAGAAGTCCCGCGAGGATTGGCGGAAAGCTAAAGAACTAGAAGAAGCTCGAAAAGCTGGTACTGCACCTGCTGCTGTCGATGAAACAGGTATAACTTTTAAacgcaattttttttctaacctaACAGTGATCAATATTTCcttatattttgatataaacaGTACTTAAATTCTAAAATCAGCACTCATTATAACTTACTTTACTAATTAGAGTCATTGTTGGTTATTTTAGCAGTGTAAAGTATCATATTTTCCATTTGTATTACAGGAAAAGATATAAACCCACACATTCCACAGTACATATCTTCTGCACCATGGTATTATGGGACGACCGGGCCAACACTCAAGCATCAGAGACCTCAGGAGGATAGGGAGGCCCAGTTTACCAAACTTGACACATTTTACAATAAGGGTGTTGATACAGTGAGTATTGTTGTCAGTTCtcaaaatataagtattttgcTATATACTTCTTAGTGTTTCATTGGCCAATTTAACTCGTTGTCACATCATCTTAGCGTCACACAATCCTAATATTAAATTCAATTACATTTTCTAATACCGTTGATTCAAATCTGACTGCCTTTGTGTGCTGAGTCACTAGAAAAGGGTAATACAAAACTATAGAGATTAAACAGGCAACATTATTGTACAGCTGTTTAATTGTAATATGATTTAATTTGCTTATAAGCAGTGGcagggcaagaccaaaattttatgtgggcaaggtacatttagtgAGGCCCTCTAGTTGTGCAAGTaataatgaacatttttacgttgtgtccaaGATATACTTACATGAAGCAGGAGGCCCTTTGGACCCCGAGGCCATATTTGATGGCCCACAATGCCCGTGCCTAATGCCACCTTTGCTTATATGTCTTGTGAATTAATTTAATCAtgtataactatattttatattgttataactACTCTCACTATGTCATATTATCATTCCCAATAAGATACCAACACTTTCTGCGAACAAAGCATTCTACAAGTGTTTTactatattttgttttacatcTTAAATTTCAGACCAAAGTAGCAACCAAATTCAGGAAAGGTGCCTGTGAAAACTGTGGAGCCATGACACATAAGAAAAAAGATTGTCTGGACCGACCTAGAAAGGTAACTAGCTAATGATACTGATTTCAGTTAACTGACTCGATATTTACATTTGATAATGAGTTGAACCACTAATCGTTACAGGAAACTCGTAACTTACTTGTTATATCCGGGATGGCAAAAGTTTATAGAACATggcatttttcaaatttaatattattttaggtaTGACATACCAATCTTCTACATACCATCTTCAGTTCCATTTACCATTTAGTAGACTCTTAGTACTATACTGTTCTAAactttaaatactataattGTTAGTAATAATGTAAAAAGCATATGAAAAtcaataattttctattttactttaaatataaaggTTTTGAgttatttacattttctaaattCAGATTGGTGCTAAATACACAAATGCAGGCATAGCACCGGATGAGTTCAACCAACCTAATCTGAACCTCAGCTACGACGGCAAGAGGGATAGGTGGAATGGCTATGACCCATCGGAACACAAGGCTATCATCGAAGAGTACCAGAAAATTGAGGAGGCGAAAAGGGAATTGAGGGCTAAGAAATTGGAACAAGGTATTTTTAATAGCATCCTTTTACctttaaacatacttattttctaaaaaaaattgtacaaaggTGAGAGGGGCGTAGTGCGCCATGGCGTCTGAGTGTGCCTACCTTTAATATATCAAAAACTGCgtgtagaatactagtaatattactagtagctttcaacttcaacatttattcagcaaatagcaTGTAAACATGTCAACAtgaaatttacatacaagcaaaaacaagcacaacatcaattataaaatacaattaagtgaaaatattaatgcaaactaaagtattattattacttagagatgtataaagtctcttaatgttgaaataaaaaaaaactaaaataataacaataaaaaaaaaacaaacattatttagaggtgtagatatctctaagtgtcagaactaaatgattaAATAGTTTATGAAATTATCGTTAGCGATGTATAGGGTCCCCAAGAGTcaaaattctgtataattaCATCATTCATCAAGATTTCATTCTTGAATGAATAATGATATAAGTAATTGTTAACAGAAAATGTTAAATGACGTGTAACATTTGTTATCAATAAACGATTGATTGATTaaatagacttaaatcgaccgggatataagttagttagttagtgcttctgggcattttccgcaaatcgacaaccattgtgcctattttgcgtgagaccgggatataaaccgtttATATCGATTTAAGTCACTGTTATTCATCAAGATAAAAGAAGCAttcgagaaccgaatgaggtgtctcactgtaattatactcaaaaataaagttagcttaagcagaccagtctccacaacaGCACCCgctcacgagtatgacgcgtatctcagttGTAGTAGTATTACTAGTAACATTTACTAGTATCCTAAAAGCAGTTTTCGTTATATTAAAGGTAAAGGTAAAGACGGCATGGTGCACTTCGCCCCCCCTCACCTAAAGTGAAACTTTTTCTTAAAAGACTTCAACAAgttgttaacacattcactaccAGCAACCTGCTAGGCAGGTTCTCCGTTAGCGTAACACGAAGCTCGCGTTGGCAAATTTTTATGTCACACACATAAAAATAGTATAGAGATACAGATCCTCAATTTAAAATGATGCTGTCAGTCCCATGTCTGTATGTTGTCTGTGGAGATATTTTGTGGAAATGTTTCAGAAGTTTGAACATTTTCtgataaataattttgattccAGATCCAACAGCTGTAGAAGATGATGATAATGCAGAGGAAGATGAAGACAAATATGTAGACGAAGTGGACATGCCTGGTACAAAGGTATGTAAGAAAGTTATAACAAGTAGAAGTCCTGGAGACTTCAACAGGGAAGCCTAAGTGATGGAAAACCATGAGCCAGCAGGCAGCAGGAAAGACGGCAGGAATAACCTGGCATAGAACTGCCTCATACAGAAgaacatggaaatccatgatAGAGGCATATGTTTAGCAGTGGACGCGAATATGCTGAGAAGGAAAATGCTTTTTAAAACCCTGAAAGTCAATGGTAAAAACGAATCAGCTGTCAAAAGTTTCAATGCTTTGGAGGGACATTCCAGGAAAGACtttacgtacatacatacaaaatcaaTACAACTTCCAAATAGTTTTTCTTAGACATCCATATTGCATCTCACTCTTATCATGTAGAAGTTGATAGAGTTAGATCAAGATAAGtcagcagcgattttgatagcctagactgtgcaagtgttattttaaacatccaACTTCTATGACGATgatgtataaataacacttgcacagtctgtgctgttaaaatcgttgcagagttatcttggtctaactctaggtTCGCAGCCTATCCTTCCACAAAAACCGACATTTTACCGAACATTCTCTTCTCACAAGTAGAAAGTCTATTACACGTCGACATTGCCAGAATCCACCTGGCTTCTTTTTATACcaagtcggtggcaaaaaagcataccgcccgcctgattgtaagcagtcaccgtagcctatggacgcctgcaacaccagagatatcaCATGCGCCTTACCGAccctttaacacattcactgccagacaaaaaacggcgcactaccccagaaaccggtggtctatagctgcgtacaaaacaacccgcccagcgggtctgaacaaagttcacgagcgcccaccaggtgggttcccggcagtgaatgtgctAAAAACCTgtatactccttttttgaagaaccccatactgtagcccctagagaaaacctcggcagggagctcattccacagccgaagcgtccgcgggaggaaattactcttaaaccgcacagtgctaAGATTAGTTTGGAGTGTGCTAAGATTAGTCAGGATATATTAgtggttttgacgaccggtcccgagttcaaatcctggtaagggcatttattcgtgtgatgagtatggatatttgttcttgagtcatgggtgttttctatgtatttaagtacttataaacatggatatattatgtatatcgttgtcttagcacccacaacacaagccttattgagcttaccgtgggacttggtcaatgtGTAATCTTTATCTTTGAAATCTttgtgtgtaataatgccctttaatatttatttatatcaactACATACATCTTTACAGATGATTTAAGCAGCATCTATGATCTAGCGACAGCGCCGCTCGTGGCTATACAAACCGATTCTTGAACGGCATAGTCGCCCAcatttatggcaaataaactgaGGGTCCGCAACGACGCGACCCTCATCACATATCTGTTTTATTGCCCGTTTTCGGGCTAAGTCTTGAAACCAGGACCTCTCATGGGTTTCGCGACATCTTAAAAGGCTGTTCCTCCACTCAACGCGGTTTGTTGCGAGCTCTTCCCATGAGTAGCAATTGATATTAAACGCAACCATGTCGCGCTTTACGCAGTCCTTAAAGCGGAGCGAAGGTAGGTTTATCAACTAAGAGCAAGATAAAAACACCGTATTTTTGCAGGTGGATTCAAAGCAGCGCATCACAGTGCGCAACCTGCGTATTAGAGAAGACACGGCCAAGTACTTGCGGAATCTCGACCCGAACTCGGCCTACTACGACCCCAAGACCAGGTCCATGAGGGACAATCCTAATCCCGAAACTGTTGAGTAAGtcactatttttatttgaaacacTTTATTTCATTTGGAAAATTATTCCATTTCCAAGTCGACCCTACTAAATTGTGTGCCTAAACTAATCAATAAATGGGCCAAAATTCTTTTcgaaaagatcttatttcatgcaggtgcactgaaggacaaaggcctaaaTTTTAtgccgcgggagttatggattgtgaaaaaaaagttaaaaaaaaaaattaggcatgtcacttattcatacaaactaagtagcataaatgagttttactttttaaatactgacggttataatttaatatttttgtttatatttaaaattatttaatttgattagtttaacagccgtttaaaatatttttacataattttcaatcgtggctgaatgccgaataggtattttttgacaggttaggcgtCGAAGGTTACAgacctaattattattttttaacttaaaacctaaataagtaatgaaaattggcaagtatctcagtagacgaAAATGTAGGTCAAAGACAAACGTGCGAGCCCCCGCCCGCCCTTCCCCCGTTCTtagggagcgcggcggcacgtgattggtaattttattCTTAAATTGCACAGCAGCATAGCGAAACTTTATGTTAGTTGAGTTGGGCGCccaccttcgagcaacacagggaagggagacgacattcatactatttcccctctgccaaagcatcggcacaactgtgcctatggcggtgcatgttgtgactcgtccgtacacaaaaagagatcgaggtgtgcaagatttgtctttgacgtgtgtcattttctatgtatttgtgtcgtcataaCAGATTGGATTtcgtatgtagtgagtgagaagtgcgactgtgtgcacgttttcTCCGCAAAAAATGtcagaatgatttgttcggtaagatatcgcttaggctcctcccttctgacgtgtcggaagccggtgttgctcgaaggcaCACCTGAAAAgcacgcaattatagtttggtatacgaaatcttatttcaatcattacagttgacgagtagaaaaacttttttttgttgatcAGGTCGGACTACACGGGCGAGAACTTCGTCCGCTTCACCGGCGACACGCGCGCGCACGCGGCCGCGCAGCTGTTCGCGTGGGAGGCGCACGCGCGCGGCGTCGACGTGCACCTGCTGGCCGAGCCCACCAAACTGCAAGTGTTGCAGCGGGAGTACCATGACAAGTTCCATAAGTTCAAGTCGCAGGTCAGTCGCACTTGTATTTATGAACAGAATTAAGGCCTCAACTCCCAGCAATGCCAAAATTCTATAAGCTCGCGTGCTGCGTGACGTAAGTACATTTGTAGTTTGGAccgaagagaatttgaaatggaggattatcaaagaaaagtagccacagtaaatttactgccatctgtcgacacattattaaaactcaCTTTGATTTGAACCGACTAAAATGCAGGTGTTAACAGCGAAAGTAACACAAGTTCCATAAGATCCAGTAGCAAGTCTGTAGCTCCAagtatttagtaattttaaagAGAAATAACCCCTCAACTCCCAGCATTATCAAATATCTCCAAAATCTGCTTAAATTGTAACAAGTCCAGACCATTTAGTATATAAACTGATACGAGATGACGGTGTTCAGTGTAATTTAAATCCTAAATCGTGCTCTTAAGATGTTTATGGAGCGACTCCAAATTCATACGAATACAACGTGATAGTTTTCGAATAGCTCGATAGATGCCGCTGTTCCATGTAGTTAAAATCCTGAATCGCGCTGTTAGGATTTTTCTTGGGATAATGACTCCGGACTGGTagacattttatttagttttcaaatagctcgatagatggcgctgttccatGTAGTTAAAATCTGAATCGCGCTGTTAGGATTTTTCTTGGGATACTGACTCCAGACTGGtagacattttatttaattttaaaatagctcgatagatggcgctgtccCATGTAATTAAAATCTTGAATCTCGCTGTTAAGATTTTTGTTGGGATAATGACCGCAGACTTGTACAAATTGTGTTTAGTTTACAATTGGTTTGTTATATACCGCTGTTTCGTATGGTAATATAATGTTTCTAAAACGTGTTACCAGATTTCTCTTTAATTAAATGTCTTAGGAATATGGGACCACACGAATAGCGCTGATGtgtgtaatcattaattattaagattttttcttGGGAATAATGATCCCAGATTTGAACATGTTTTGTTTAGTTCGTACTAAATGACGCTGTTTCGATTTACAGGTGAAAGAATCTGTACTGGAAAAGTACGGGGGCGAAGAACATCTGAAGGTTCCCCCGCGCGAGCTGCTCCTCGCGCAGACCGAGGTGTTCACGCAGTACAACCGCGACGGAACCATCGTCAACGGACCCGAGAAACAACTTGCCAAGTAAGCTATATTAGTTCCCTATTTAACTGTATGATTGCCAATGctttaagggtccccagcaaattttaaaacgactagctagattgctctgaacgTTCGTACTTACATAAGGTAGGTATAGgtcttgtaattagtttatgtagcttcggACACCACAGTTAGAAAAATACAGTGACTTaaagttttttatacaaaacttgCTTTTGCACTATTTCGTTCGTTTAATAAACTgtagctatataaactaatttcaggACTACCTCAGgtacctcatgtcattatatgtgcaaagtttcattacaatccaacccgtagttttatagtattttatgcatcagttgtata harbors:
- the LOC133522629 gene encoding kinesin-like protein KIF20B isoform X2, with amino-acid sequence MEYRSTIDQRYSSDKGTNLLELFEEDDSVEEEGPELVQVYLRLKPSNVPSRLYEVRSDQCLVTSVDTATAGHGRRTQHNVCKMYSFSHIFGPDANQKEIFEHVVKGNLRKLVDGHSFTLLTYGASGSGKTYTLMGTVKAPGLVPRSLEYVFNVVEAAQIPLYRPGESQANKLSLAEQEYELQWVRKLRHLSAPLREKYRRMSTRLVNDMSRSTVDLSKRTKHYVWVSFVEIYNEAIYDLLVSTDRTASSKLRIREDSSGNVYVKGATQAFVRTGEEAYDVMVAGKHNLQVHATGVHAQSSRSHCIFTITMLTETESGVRASHVRLCDLAGSERARRTNNTGARMQESRAINSSLHVLERCLHTLRRKQTSKQDLVPYRESKLTRLLGAGLSGARGEAVSMVVTLHPAPEYAHETRHVLQLAAVARDIQVNNTIAESISTLENSSSTIQDTTISSSAEVTRLRAENERLHYELVQAESLNRKLMQDMAEQQQENAVTVKELVDEARDITQQYYKSQLRSLEERHEAEMAELREEYEARLPKNVVAEEGTPSRALQNKVMQLMKQIALLEEELNAERLARARMKEELLHLRACIEERDEKASDSQDDAIQLTDSEDDSDQEDDLCNDSLEPTFKKEDINRSRLMRRSSLFNTRNTTFDNLDRHDRLKDESMADATYEISKKDTTITEADETYDASNDTYNQSMDCPATVKKAEETKDNSKVEKPSARDTYFVSYSSVSLNEKQDSVQDSGHIADISVSLRDDDDLKDFSIIGNVVKPSKTIETQIDKIKKFAISTVSTDSSLTQFELLEMEINNKTAFKYYDDGTAKKSISMSPGKKVRKPYFDDEQPIPNQISNPDLIKKQDVLRSPSIVQDEIPDNYKPTTINKIMRESITVTTEVPPLYKNKILKKMHDSIDPFEDADSPRLIKDVLKSAEEARKCIETVSLDNKEKYSNVEAVQNVAEIMEHLHENKISKKVSVHEARKSVKKVCMENKENVSQAIKEDVRNEIESEMITETVEKELGNESIIHDPPANKEDKNTKEENLDAHLTADEIKSTENTAAMDVKDDILTKVKQKEYIVENDESVNNDTTKEIKSEEQPHEITSLNDNTISSQTVAADNNTIDAFENIYKDITMPRATEFDILISEKSLDTTNKIEEIFENNDNNNAKVKDVVNNDNDPEINQENKETTKDVNDNNNHGIKQEKPEEPETKIKYNLRHKIQDTSKTDNEIIEHVEKCAPRTAKKSLRLRRKNKIDEPVEDEVKLKDIVNLQKEFSDVTMGVPVAVKVVTDIPSPEQSESENQPPLMGVQSCPSKSVTRSRRKLFTPRAEPLSESPPPGDSAERVRVPRPSYHRPRPRRRLN